A DNA window from Zingiber officinale cultivar Zhangliang chromosome 3A, Zo_v1.1, whole genome shotgun sequence contains the following coding sequences:
- the LOC122051777 gene encoding exocyst complex component EXO70B1-like, translating into MMDGSVGSSAAADLSKADLEASKRLILRWDSTATSAGERMLFDGGDRSDGESYLRAFDDIRRSIKEPGAAGSPRRSSSSENVIQTAMVRLEDEFRNLLLTRATEIDVEAFVDLSSLSMSSASGEGINDLSDVEGGGDASGESESVSGSSRIHRSSIGSMKSIREIDLLPADAVDDLRSIAERMIDAGYDRECIQVYAGVRKAAVDACLRKLGVEKLSIGEVQRLEWDALEANIRRWIRAARICVRIAFASERRLCERIFEGLGISDDTSFTETVKGAAIQLLGFAEAISIGRRSPEKLFKIIDLHDTISDLLPDVGAVFQSKSSESIYTQAAEILSRLAEAIRGILSEFENAVLRDPPKTPVPGGTIHPLTRYVMNYINLISDYKPTLMKLIVTRPSASARLSSDDFAAAGSAPLELDFPESENQTPLSTHLTWIIVVLQHNLENKAALYKDNALSHLFLMNNIHYIVHKVKGSSELREMIGDDYLRKLTGKFRLSATSYQRATWVKILHCLRDEGIHVSGSFSSGVSKSTLRERFKSFNASFDEAHKTQASWFVPDTQLREELRISISERLLPAYRAFLGRFRQHIENGRHPELYIKYTVEDLEMALSDFFEGFNPSQHNRRRSH; encoded by the coding sequence ATGATGGACGGATCTGTCGGATCGTCAGCAGCCGCTGATCTGTCGAAGGCCGACCTGGAGGCGTCGAAGAGGCTGATCTTGCGGTGGGATTCCACGGCGACTTCGGCCGGGGAGCGGATGTTGTTTGACGGCGGGGACCGCTCCGATGGGGAGAGTTATCTCCGCGCCTTCGACGACATCCGACGCTCCATCAAGGAACCGGGCGCGGCGGGAAGCCCGCGGCGGTCGTCCTCGTCGGAGAACGTGATCCAGACCGCGATGGTGCGGCTGGAGGACGAGTTCCGGAACTTGTTGCTGACCCGGGCGACCGAGATTGATGTCGAAGCGTTCGTGGATCTGAGCTCGCTCTCGATGAGCTCCGCTTCGGGGGAAGGGATCAACGATCTGTCTGATGTTGAGGGCGGCGGGGATGCGAGTGGTGAGTCCGAATCCGTGAGTGGGAGCAGCAGAATCCACCGGAGCAGCATCGGGTCGATGAAAAGTATCCGGGAGATCGATCTGCTGCCGGCCGACGCGGTAGATGACCTCCGGAGCATCGCGGAGCGCATGATTGACGCCGGGTACGACCGGGAGTGCATCCAAGTGTACGCCGGTGTCCGGAAGGCAGCGGTGGACGCTTGCCTCAGGAAGCTAGGGGTGGAGAAGCTTAGCATCGGGGAAGTCCAGCGTCTCGAGTGGGACGCTCTCGAGGCAAATATACGACGCTGGATCCGCGCCGCCCGGATCTGCGTTCGGATCGCCTTTGCCAGCGAGCGTCGCCTTTGTGAACGCATCTTTGAAGGCCTTGGGATCTCTGATGATACCTCTTTCACCGAAACAGTCAAAGGCGCTGCTATCCAACTCTTAGGATTCGCCGAAGCCATCAGCATCGGTCGTAGGTCACCGGAGAAGCTCTTCAAAATTATTGATCTCCATGACACAATCTCTGATCTCCTCCCGGATGTTGGGGCTGTCTTCCAATCCAAGTCTTCCGAATCCATCTATACCCAAGCCGCCGAGATCCTCTCCCGGCTTGCGGAGGCTATCAGAGGAATCCTTTCTGAGTTCGAGAACGCAGTGCTTCGGGATCCACCCAAGACCCCGGTTCCTGGTGGCACCATCCATCCACTCACTCGGTATGTGATGAACTACATCAATCTCATCTCCGACTACAAGCCCACTCTCATGAAACTTATAGTAACAAGACCATCAGCTAGTGCCAGGTTATCTAGTGATGACTTTGCTGCAGCTGGCTCTGCACCATTGGAGCTTGATTTCCCGGAGTCTGAGAATCAGACTCCACTCTCTACTCACTTGACTTGGATCATAGTTGTACTGCAGCACAATCTTGAGAACAAGGCGGCTCTTTACAAGGATAACGCTCTTTCCCACCTCTTCTTGATGAACAATATCCACTATATAGTACACAAGGTGAAGGGTTCATCCGAGCTCCGCGAGATGATTGGTGATGACTACTTGAGAAAGCTCACGGGGAAGTTCCGACTGTCTGCAACTAGCTATCAGAGAGCTACGTGGGTCAAAATTCTCCACTGTTTGAGAGATGAGGGGATTCATGTTAGTGGTAGCTTCTCATCGGGAGTCTCCAAGTCCACGTTGAGAGAGAGGTTTAAGTCTTTCAATGCTTCTTTTGATGAAGCTCATAAAACCCAAGCGAGTTGGTTTGTGCCAGACACCCAGTTGAGGGAGGAGCTCAGGATTTCAATCTCAGAGAGGTTGTTGCCCGCATACAGGGCCTTTCTTGGGCGGTTCCGACAACATATAGAGAATGGTAGACACCCGGAGTTGTACATCAAGTACACTGTTGAGGATCTTGAAATGGCTTTATCTGATTTTTTTGAGGGGTTTAATCCTTCTCAACACAACAGAAGAAGATCTCACTAA